In a single window of the Tellurirhabdus bombi genome:
- a CDS encoding sensor histidine kinase, producing MKPIFRRLFLLLLSGCVLAAILLKVDSPLSISFRIQLIFLALGAGFIIYHSLSWSVLYIVNRSAEYLTPQQLVASTITSSVIIAAAVGATATSSLRWFWGIQSSLLDYVFNAGLLALITASVTGVYSLRLFVGRWKALTLMEEGLKQAVLKAEFDSLKNQVNPHFLFNSLNILSALIPEDTRNAVHFVERLSKVFRYSLQHSDQNTVDIATELRVAESYLFIHEMRFGDNFHYDICLSESEQSRQIITQGLLTLLENVVKHNEISGEKPLLIEIFAETDYLVVRNNYQPKNHLQVQSSGIGLKNLQNRYAQLNDKPVQVEKTEETYTVKLPLL from the coding sequence ATGAAACCAATTTTTCGCCGCCTCTTTCTGCTCCTGCTATCCGGTTGCGTTTTAGCTGCTATTCTGCTTAAAGTAGATTCACCTTTGTCGATCAGCTTCCGCATTCAGCTTATTTTTCTAGCTCTTGGCGCGGGCTTCATTATCTATCACTCTCTGTCCTGGTCGGTGTTGTACATTGTTAACCGCTCCGCAGAATACCTGACTCCGCAGCAGCTCGTGGCCAGTACCATTACGTCTTCAGTAATCATTGCTGCTGCTGTAGGCGCCACCGCTACGTCTTCCTTACGCTGGTTCTGGGGCATTCAGTCAAGTCTTTTGGATTATGTATTCAATGCGGGATTGCTTGCCTTAATCACTGCCAGTGTGACGGGTGTGTATTCGCTGCGTTTGTTTGTAGGCCGCTGGAAAGCCCTGACCCTCATGGAGGAAGGGCTAAAGCAAGCCGTTCTAAAAGCCGAATTCGATTCGCTAAAAAATCAGGTTAACCCGCACTTTCTCTTTAATTCGCTCAATATTTTAAGCGCCCTGATTCCGGAAGATACGCGCAACGCCGTTCATTTTGTGGAACGTTTGTCAAAAGTTTTTCGCTACAGCCTTCAACACTCCGATCAGAATACGGTCGATATTGCCACCGAACTACGGGTAGCCGAGTCGTATCTGTTTATTCACGAAATGCGCTTCGGTGATAATTTCCACTACGATATTTGCCTCTCAGAAAGCGAGCAGAGCAGGCAAATCATTACGCAAGGCTTGCTGACTTTGCTCGAAAACGTCGTTAAACACAACGAAATTTCGGGCGAAAAACCTTTGCTGATCGAGATTTTTGCCGAAACAGATTACCTGGTCGTCCGAAATAACTACCAGCCAAAAAATCATTTGCAAGTTCAGTCGAGTGGTATTGGTTTGAAAAATTTGCAGAACCGCTATGCTCAACTCAACGACAAGCCGGTGCAGGTCGAAAAAACCGAAGAAACGTACACCGTAAAATTGCCCCTGTTATGA